Proteins encoded by one window of Bubalus bubalis isolate 160015118507 breed Murrah chromosome 4, NDDB_SH_1, whole genome shotgun sequence:
- the TCF20 gene encoding transcription factor 20 isoform X3 gives MQSFREQSSYHGNQQSYPQEVHGSSRIEEFSPRQAQMFQNFGGAGGGSGGSGGSSGGGRRAAAAAAAAMASETSGHQGYQGFRKEAGDFYYMAGNKDPVATGTPQPPPRRPSGPVQSYGPPQGSSFGNQYGSEGHVGQFQAQHSALGSVSHYSQDYTGPFSPGSAQYQQQPSSQQQQQQQQVQQLRQQLYQSHQPLPQAASQPASGASHLQPMQRPSALPASAAGYQLRVGQFGQHYQSSATAASSSFPSPQRFSQSGQSYDGSYSVNAGSQYEGHNVGSNAQAYGTQSNYSYQPQSMKNFEQAKIPPGTQQGQQQQQQQQQQQQQQQHPPQHVMQYSNAATKLPLQSQVGQYSQPEVPVRSPMQFHQNFSPISNPSPAASVVQSPSCSSTPSPLTQSGENLQCGQGNVPMGSRNRILQLMPQLSPTPSMMPSPNSHAAGFKGFGLEGVPEKRLTDPGLSSLSALSTQVANLPNTVQHMLLSDALTPQKKTSKRPSSSSKKTDSCPNSEGSSQAEEQLKSPMAESLDGGCSSSSEDQGERVRQLSGQSTSSDTTYKGGASEKAGSSPAQGAQNEAPRLSTSPAAREETASPGAKDTPLSSEGNPKVNEKTVGVIVSREAMAGRVEKPGGQDKGSQEEDPAATQRPPSTGGAKETSHASLPQPEPPGGGSKGNKSGDSNSNHNGEGNGQSGHPAGGSGFTGRTEPSKSPGSLRYSYKDSFGSAVPRNISSFAQYPTGQDKADFTSHGERKGRNEKFPSLLQEVLQGYHHHPDRRYSRSSQEHQAMAGSLEGATRPNVLVSQTNELASRGLLNKSIGSLLENPHWGPWERKSSGTAPEMKQINLADYPIPRKFEIEPPSSAHEPGGSLSERRSVICDISPLRQIVRDPGAHSLGHMGADTRLGRNERLNPSLSQSVILPGGLVSMETKLKSQSGQIKEEDFEQSKSQASFNNKKSGDHCHPASIKHESYRGNASPGAATHDSISDYGPQDSRPTPMRRVPGRVGGREGMRGRSPSQYHDFSEKLKMSPGRSRGPGGDPHHMSPHMTFSERANRSSLHAPFSANSESLASAYHTNTRAHAYGDPSAGLNSQLHYKRQMYQQQQEEYKDWGGSSAQGVIAAAQHRQEGPRKSPRQQQFLDRVRSPLKNDKDGMMYGPPMGTYHDPSGQDGGRCLMSSDGLSNKGIELKHSSQKLQQESCWDLSRQTSPAKSSGPPGMSNQKRYGPPHETDGHGLAESTQSSKPSNVMLRLPGQEDHSSQNPLIMRRRVRSFISPIPSKRQSQDVKNSNTEDKGRLLHPSKEGTDKAYNSYAHLSHSQEIKSIPKRESSKDLPSPDSRNCPAVTLTSPAKTKILPPRKGRGLKLEAIVQKITSPNIRRSASSNSAEAGGDTVTLDDILSLKSGPPEGGSGAVPDAELEKRKGEVIAELACPTSQELSGEKPLARSSEEWRGGGDDKVKTETHPDTVAAGKEPPGAMASATSQKPGSNQGRPDGSLGGTAPLIFPDSKSVPPVGTLAPEANPKAEEKESDAVTISPKQEGFPPKGYFPSGKKKGRPIGSVNKQKKQQQPPPPPPQPPQIPEGSADGEPKPKKQRQRRERRKPGAQPRKRKTKQAVPIVEPQEPEIKLKYATQPLDKTDAKNKSFFPYIHVVNKCELGAVCTIINAEEEEQTKLVRGRKGQRSLTPPPSSTESKVLPASSFVLQGPVVTESSVMGHLVCCLCGKWASYRNMGDLFGPFYPQDYAATLPKNPPPKRAAETQSKVKVRHKSASNGSKTDTEEEEEQQQQKEQRSLAAHPRFKRRHRSEDCAGGPRSLSRGLPCKKATTEGSSEKTVLDSKPSVPTTSEGGPELELQIPELPLDSNEFWVHEGCILWANGIYLVCGRLYGLQEALEIAREMKCSHCQEAGATLGCYNKGCSFRYHYPCAIDADCLLHEENFSVRCPKHKVRLWR, from the coding sequence ATGCAGTCCTTCCGGGAGCAAAGCAGTTACCACGGGAACCAGCAGAGCTACCCCCAGGAGGTGCACGGCTCATCCCGGATAGAGGAGTTTAGCCCTCGCCAGGCCCAGATGTTCCAGAATTTTGGGGGTGCTGGTGGTGGCAGTggcggcagcggcggcagcagcggtGGTGGACGAcgagcagcggcggcggcggcggccgcgatGGCCAGCGAGACCTCCGGCCATCAGGGCTACCAGGGCttcaggaaggaggctggagacTTTTACTACATGGCAGGCAACAAGGACCCTGTGGCCACAGGAACCCCGCAGCCTCCTCCGCGAAGGCCTTCCGGGCCGGTGCAGAGCTACGGACCCCCCCAGGGGAGCAGCTTTGGCAATCAGTATGGCAGTGAGGGTCACGTGGGCCAGTTTCAAGCACAGCACTCTGCCCTTGGCAGCGTGTCTCATTACTCGCAGGATTACACGGGGCCGTTCTCTCCGGGGAGCGCTCAGTACCAGCAGCAGCCTtccagccagcagcagcagcagcagcagcaagtgcagCAGCTGCGGCAGCAGCTCTACCAGTCCCACCAGCCCCTGCCGCAGGCCGCCAGCCAGCCGGCGTCCGGCGCCTCGCACCTGCAGCCCATGCAGCGGCCCTCAGCTCTGCCGGCCTCGGCTGCCGGCTACCAGCTGAGAGTGGGGCAGTTCGGCCAGCACTACCAGTCTTCTGCcaccgccgcctcctcctccttcccatcaCCACAGCGTTTCAGCCAGTCTGGGCAGAGCTATGACGGCAGTTACAGTGTGAACGCCGGATCACAGTACGAAGGGCATAACGTGGGCTCCAACGCACAGGCTTATGGAACACAATCCAATTACAGCTATCAGCCTCAATCTATGAAGAATTTCGAACAGGCCAAGATTCCACCAGGGACCCagcaggggcagcagcagcagcagcagcaacagcagcagcagcagcagcagcagcaccccccTCAGCACGTGATGCAGTATTCCAACGCTGCCACCAAGCTGCCCCTGCAAAGCCAGGTCGGGCAGTACAGCCAGCCCGAGGTTCCCGTGAGGTCCCCCATGCAGTTTCACCAGAACTTCAGCCCCATCTCTAACCCTTCCCCAGCTGCCTCCGTGGTTCAGTCTCCAAGCTGTAGCTCTACCCCGTCTCCTCTCACGCAGAGTGGGGAGAACCTCCAGTGTGGGCAAGGCAATGTGCCAATGGGCTCCAGAAACAGAATCCTGCAGTTAATGCCTCAGCTCAGCCCAACCCCGTCGATGATGCCCAGTCCCAACTCTCACGCTGCGGGCTTCAAAGGGTTTGGGCTGGAAGGGGTGCCTGAAAAGCGGCTGACTGATCCCGGCTTGAGTAGTTTGAGTGCCCTGAGTACGCAGGTGGCCAACCTTCCTAATACGGTTCAGCACATGCTACTTTCTGACGCCCTGACCCCTCAGAAGAAGACCTCCAAGAGGCCTTCCTCGTCATCCAAGAAAACAGACAGCTGCCCAAACTCAGAAGGCTCCTCACAGGCCGAAGAGCAACTGAAGTCCCCGATGGCGGAGTCGCTGGATGGAGGCTGCTCCAGCAGTTCTGAGGACCAAGGCGAGAGGGTGAGGCAGCTGAGTGGCCAGAGCACGAGCTCGGACACCACCTACAAGGGCGGGGCCTCGGAAAAGGCAGGCTCCTCACCAGCACAGGGTGCTCAGAACGAAGCCCCCCGACTCAGCACCAGTCCTGCAGCCCGAGAAGAGACCGCCTCGCCGGGTGCCAAGGACACACCACTGTCATCTGAGGGCAACCCAAAAGTCAACGAGAAGACAGTCGGGGTGATTGTCTCCCGGGAAGCTATGGCAGGCCGGgtggaaaagcctggtgggcaggACAAAGGCTCCCAGGAAGAGGATCCTGCAGCCACACAGAGGCCACCCAGCACCGGGGGGGCAAAGGAAACCAGCCACGCATCACTTCCACAGCCAGAGCCTCCGGGAGGAGGCAGTAAAGGAAACAAGAGTGGAGACAGTAACTCCAACCAcaatggggaagggaatggccagAGTGGGCACCCCGCAGGGGGCTCTGGTTTCACAGGCAGGACTGAGCCCAGCAAATCTCCCGGAAGCCTGCGCTATAGTTACAAAGACAGTTTTGGGTCAGCTGTGCCGAGAAACATTAGCAGCTTTGCTCAGTATCCTACAGGACAAGATAAAGCGGACTTCACCAGCCACGGGGAGCGAAAGGGTAGAAATGAAAAGTTCCCCAGCCTCCTGCAGGAGGTGCTTCAGGGTTACCACCACCACCCCGACAGGAGGTACTCCCGGAGTTCTCAGGAGCACCAGGCCATGGCTGGCAGCCTCGAAGGAGCCACAAGGCCTAATGTCTTAGTGAGTCAGACCAATGAGTTAGCTAGCAGGGGCCTTCTGAACAAAAGCATTGGGTCCCTGTTAGAAAACCCCCACTGGGGCCCCTGGGAAAGAAAGTCAAGTGGCACAGCTCCTGAGATGAAACAGATCAATTTGGCCGACTACCCAATTCCCAGAAAGTTTGAAATAGAGCCTCCATCATCAGCCCATGAGCCCGGGGGTTCCCTCTCTGAGAGAAGATCAGTCATCTGTGACATTTCTCCACTAAGACAGATTGTCAGAGACCCGGGGGCTCACTCGCTAGGACACATGGGCGCTGATACCAGACTTGGGAGGAATGAGCGTCTCAATCCCAGTTTAAGTCAGTCGGTCATTCTTCCAGGTGGGCTGGTGTCCATGGAAACAAAGCTGAAATCCCAGAGTGGGCAGATAAAAGAGGAAGACTTTGAACAGTCCAAGTCCCAAGCTAGTTTCAACAACAAGAAATCGGGAGACCACTGCCACCCTGCTAGCATCAAGCACGAGTCTTACCGAGGCAACGCCAGCCCCGGAGCGGCGACCCACGATTCCATCTCAGACTACGGCCCGCAGGACAGCAGACCCACACCAATGCGGCGAGTCCCCGGCAGAGTTGGTGGTCGGGAGGGCATGAGGGGTCGGTCCCCTTCTCAGTATCATGACTTTTCAGAAAAGTTGAAGATGTCCCCTGGGAGGAGCAGAGGCCCAGGGGGCGACCCTCATCACATGAGCCCACACATGACCTTCTCCGAGAGGGCCAACAGGAGTTCTTTGCACGCTCCCTTTTCTGCCAATTCGGAAAGCCTGGCCTCTGCTTATCACACAAACACGCGTGCTCATGCTTATGGGGACCCCAGTGCAGGTTTGAATTCCCAGCTCCATTACAAGAGACAGATGTACCAACAGCAGCAAGAGGAATATAAGGACTGGGGTGGCAGTTCTGCTCAGGGAGTGATCGCTGCGGCTCAGCACAGGCAGGAGGGACCCCGAAAGAGTCCACGGCAGCAGCAGTTTCTCGACCGAGTCCGGAGCCCCCTGAAGAATGACAAAGATGGCATGATGTATGGCCCACCGATGGGGACGTACCACGACCCCAGCGGTCAGGACGGTGGGCGCTGCCTCATGTCTAGTGATGGTCTTTCTAACAAAGGCATTGAACTGAAGCACAGCTCCCAGAAGTTACAGCAAGAATCTTGTTGGGATCTCTCTCGGCAGACTTCTCCAGCCAAAAGCAGCGGCCCCCCAGGAATGTCCAatcagaaaaggtatggaccacCCCACGAGACCGACGGACACGGGCTCGCAGAGTCTACGCAGTCATCCAAACCGAGTAACGTTATGCTGAGACTTCCAGGTCAAGAGGATCATTCTTCTCAAAACCCCTTAATCATGAGGAGGCGTGTCCGTTCTTTTATCTCTCCCATTCCCAGTAAGAGACAGTCACAGGACGTGAAGAACAGTAACACTGAAGATAAAGGGCGCCTCCTTCACCCATCAAAAGAAGGCACTGACAAAGCGTACAATTCCTATGCCCATCTCTCTCACAGTCAGGAGATCAAGTCCATCCCTAAGAGGGAGTCCTCCAAGGACCTTCCAAGTCCAGATAGTAGGAACTGCCCTGCGGTCACCCTTACAAGTCCTGCTAAGACCAAAATCCTGCCCCCGAGGAAAGGCCGGGGGTTGAAACTGGAAGCTATCGTCCAGAAGATCACATCCCCAAACATTAGGAGGAGTGCGTCCTCGAACAGCGCAGAGGCCGGGGGAGACACGGTTACTCTTGACGACATCCTGTCTTTGAAAAGCGGCCCTCCGGAAGGTGGGAGCGGTGCTGTTCCAGACGCTgagctggagaagagaaaaggcgAGGTGATAGCTGAGCTGGCCTGTCCCACAAGCCAGGAGCTGAGCGGAGAAAAGCCTCTGGCCCGGTCTTCGGAGGAGTGGCGCGGTGGTGGGGATGACAAGGTGAAGACGGAGACGCACCCTGACACGGTCGCCGCTGGGAAGGAGCCCCCTGGTGCCATGGCATCCGCAACCTCACAGAAGCCTGGGAGTAACCAAGGGAGACCAGATGGGTCCCTGGGCGGGACagcacctttaatctttcctgaCTCAAAGAGTGTACCTCCTGTGGGCACATTGGCTCCCGAGGCAAACCCCAAGGCTGAAGAGAAAGAGAGCGATGCTGTGACGATTTCCCCCAAACAGGAGGGCTTCCCCCCGAAGGGTTACTTCccctcaggaaagaaaaaagggagaccCATTGGTAGCGTGAATAAGCAGAAGAAACAACAGCAGCCCCCGCCGCCACCCCCTCAACCCCCTCAGATACCAGAGGGTTCTGCCGATGGAGAGCCAAAGCCAAAAAAGCAGAGGCAGCGGAGGGAGCGAAGGAAGCCTGGGGCGCAGCCCAGGAAGCGGAAAACCAAACAGGCCGTTCCCATCGTAGAACCCCAAGAACCGGAGATCAAGCTGAAGTACGCCACCCAGCCCCTGGATAAAACCGATGCCAAGAACAAGTCTTTTTTCCCTTATATCCACGTAGTGAATAAGTGTGAACTTGGAGCCGTGTGTACAATCATCAATGCCGAGGAGGAGGAGCAGACCAAATTGGTGAGGGGGCGGAAGGGCCAGCGGTCCCTGACGCCTCCGCCCAGCAGCACCGAGAGCAAGGTTCTCCCAGCCTCGTCCTTCGTGCTGCAGGGCCCCGTGGTGACAGAGTCTTCTGTGATGGGGCACCTGGTTTGCTGTCTGTGCGGCAAGTGGGCCAGTTACCGGAACATGGGCGACCTCTTTGGACCCTTTTACCCCCAAGATTATGCAGCCACTCTCCccaagaatccacctcccaagaGGGCTGCGGAAACGCAGAGCAAGGTGAAGGTCCGGCACAAAAGTGCTTCGAACGGCTCCAAGACGGAcactgaggaggaggaagagcagcagcagcagaaggagcagaggagcctggccgctCACCCCAGGTTTAAGCGGCGACACCGCTCGGAAGACTGTGCCGGAGGCCCCCGGTCCCTGTCCAGGGGGCTCCCTTGTAAAAAAGCCACCACCGAGGGCAGCAGCGAAAAGACTGTTTTGGACTCAAAGCCCTCCGTGCCCACCACTTCAGAAGGTGGCCCCGAGTTGGAGTTACAAATCCCTGAACTACCTCTCGACAGCAATGAATTTTGGGTCCACGAGGGTTGTATTCTCTGGGCCAATGGAATCTACCTGGTCTGTGGCCGGCTCTATGGCCTGCAGGAAGCGCTGGAAATAGCCAGAGAGATG